One Solanum pennellii chromosome 9, SPENNV200 DNA segment encodes these proteins:
- the LOC107029236 gene encoding probable membrane-associated kinase regulator 1 codes for MGRKIDRKPKSYTLPSSPTHSSSSSDFEFTIPLSPRSRKISPNICPADELFYKGQLLPLHQSPRLSMVRTLLLASSSTSSSSDTTTTASRDSTGSSGSSNDSQYSYSSTGDLVLLPDGCDSSRPSSVMEEDEFKRLNTGSVKKACSTTNKYLNFSLARFSSVFRKESNKSNRNDSEAISGTLPAQTSSVRRMSTSAREVIRKYLKKVKPLYEKLSQKPSEKIIVSTICKKRCNMIKENTQNATISHSFSGNLRYPRRRSYVSSCPSSMRSSPSHSGILSRSGYNTPTTTTNKIMTGGNSSDSSTMEELQNAIQGAIAHCKNSMLQNHNVN; via the coding sequence ATGGGAAGAAAAATCGATAGAAAACCTAAATCTTATACTCTTCCTTCTTCACCAACGcattcatcttcatcttccGATTTCGAATTCACCATTCCCCTTTCTCCACGTAGTCGAAAAATCTCCCCTAACATATGTCCAGCTGACGAACTTTTCTACAAAGGACAACTCTTACCACTCCACCAATCCCCTCGTTTGTCTATGGTTCGTACTCTCCTTCTAGCCTCATCCTCGACCTCTTCCTCCTCTGATACCACAACCACTGCTTCCCGTGATTCCACGGGAAGCAGTGGTAGCTCCAACGATTCCCAGTACTCGTACTCGAGTACTGGTGACCTCGTCCTCCTCCCTGACGGATGTGATTCATCACGCCCTAGTTCTGTCATGGAGGAGGACGAGTTCAAGCGCCTTAATACCGGGTCGGTAAAAAAGGCGTGTAGTACTACTAATAAGTACTTGAATTTTTCGCTAGCGAGATTCTCTTCCGTGTTCCGCAAGGAATCTAACAAGAGTAACCGAAATGATTCCGAAGCGATCTCAGGAACTTTGCCTGCTCAGACATCGTCTGTTAGACGTATGAGTACGTCAGCTAGAGAAGTTATACGTAAGTATTTGAAGAAAGTCAAACCATTGTACGAAAAATTATCACAAAAGCCTTCGGAGAAAATAATTGTTTCAACGATATGCAAAAAGAGATGTAATATGATCAAAGAAAATACTCAAAATGCAACGATTTCACATTCATTTTCTGGGAATTTGAGGTATCCAAGGAGAAGAAGCTACGTGTCGAGCTGTCCTTCGTCGATGAGATCATCGCCCAGCCATTCAGGGATACTTAGTAGAAGTGGGTACAATACGCCAACAACGACGaccaataaaataatgacaGGTGGCAATTCGTCAGATTCGTCTACTATGGAGGAGCTACAAAATGCAATTCAAGGTGCAATTGCACATTGCAAAAATTCCATGCTTCAAAATCACAACGTTAATTAA
- the LOC107031152 gene encoding cyclin-T1-3-like, whose protein sequence is MALAQTYFSQGGPFRGDSRSFYGRNQSRGMVHSSAYNNYNTVDTHFFNSNSSHDMGRNFSEYSYGYDNLIKPEAEPSSKRRRCSTSGWESSGRYSQAPNACNDVPSKRQSTCYNVPLRNSRAYDDAYPIRNNNSATTSKPRSDASAPTCSKRDRSWLEDTETDNIFMSKEEIEKCSPSRKDGIDAMHEAHLRYSYCAFLQNLGIRLDLPQTTIGTAMVLCHRFFVRRSHACHDRFLIATAALFLAAKSEETARPLNNVLKASCEIFHKQDLAVLSYFLPVDWFEQYRERITEAEQMILTTLNFELTVQHPYESLTSTLEKLGLSETVLVNLALHLVSEGLRSSLWLQFKPYQIAAGAAYLASKFLNMDFASHHSVWKEFQTSPNVLRDVAQQLMELF, encoded by the exons ATGGCTCTCGCCCAGACCTACTTTTCACAGGGTGGCCCTTTTCGTGGAGACTCCAGGTCTTTTTATGGCAGGAACCAGAGTAGAGGAATGGTCCATTCCTCTGCTTATAACAATTATAACACTGTTGATACCCATTTTTTCAACTCTAATAGTTCCCATGACATGGGTAGAAATTTTAGCGAGTATAGCTACGGTTATGATAATCTCATAAAGCCTGAGGCTGAACCTTCTTCGAAGAGGAGGAGGTGCTCAACTTCTGGTTGGGAAAGCAGTGGCAGGTACTCTCAAGCACCCAATGCATGTAATGATGTTCCTTCAAAGCGACAAAGCACATGCTATAACGTTCCTTTAAGGAATTCCAGAGCTTATGATGATGCCTATCCAATCCGTAACAATAATTCTGCCACTACTTCTAAACCTCGTTCTGATGCAAGCGCACCCACATGTTCGAAGCGTGACCGCTCATGGCTTGAAGATACTGAAACTGATAATATCTTTATGTCTAAAGAGGAAATTGAGAAATGCTCTCCATCCAGGAAAGATGGTATTGATGCAATGCATGAAGCACATCTTCGATACTCATATTGTGCTTTCCTTCAGAACCTTGGAATTCGCTTGGACCT GCCACAGACCACTATAGGAACTGCCATGGTTCTGTGTCACCGCTTCTTTGTGAGGCGATCACATGCATGTCATGACAGATTT TTGATTGCTACGGCTGCTCTCTTTCTTGCGGCAAAGTCAGAAGAGACTGCACGGCCTCTCAACAATGTTCTGAAGGCCTCGTGTGAAATTTTCCACAAGCAGGATCTTGCAGTTCTTTCATATTTTCTACCTGTG GACTGGTTTGAGCAGTACCGTGAACGCATTACTGAGGCTGAACAGATGATATTGACCACTCTAAATTTTGAACTGACTGTCCAACATCCATATGAATCTCTTACATCCACCCTTGAAAAATTAGGGCTCTCTGAAACAGTGTTGGTGAATCTGGCACTACATCTTGTCAGTGAAGG GCTCCGAAGTTCACTCTGGCTGCAGTTCAAGCCTTACCAGATTGCTGCTGGGGCTGCATATCTTGCATCAAAATTTCTGAACATGGATTTTGCTTCGCATCATTCTGTCTGGAAAGAGTTTCAAACATCACCAAATGTACTAAGAG ATGTTGCACAACAGTTGATGGAGCTCTTTTAG